The Sulfurospirillum sp. UCH001 genome segment GACAAAATACACTACGCTTCTTGCCACCACTGACCATTTCTAAAGAAGAGATGGATGAGGGCTTTAAGCGCTTAGAAAGTGCATGTCAAGCACTTTTGTAAAAGAGATTCGTGAAATTTAGCGCCTATATGCATGAGTGGCTCTATGGCAAGGAGGGCTACTACACCAAAGAACGAACTATCGGAAAAGAGGGTGATTTTTACACTGCTGTAAGTACGAGTATGTTCTTTGGTGGAGCTATTGCCAAACGGTTACTCTCAACGATTGAGAGTGGATTTTTAAGCTCTTCATGCCACGTGGTTGAGATTGGTGCGCATAAAGGCTATCTTCTTGCAGATATGATTCAGTTTATCTATACTCTCAAACCTGTATTGTTATCCTCCCTAAAATTTGTTATTGTTGAGCCTTTTGAGGCGAATCAACTTATGCAAAAAGCCTATTTTGAAGAAGCATTTGGTACTGCTATAACTCTCAAACATGTCAAAAATTTAGATGAACTGAGATGTGAAGAAGCATTTTTTGTTGCCAATGAAATTTTCGATGCGTTTCCATGCGAACTTATCAAAGAAGATCAAATGCTTTTTGTCGACAAAGAAAGTCTTTTTTTTGACACGATGGATGAAAAAATGAAAGCAAAAGCAGATGAATATGGCATCAAAAAAGGCGAACTTTGTTTAGAATATGAGCCTTTTGCTAAAGCAATGCATCACTGTTGCAATCGCTTTGAATTTGTAACATTTGATTATGGTGACAAAGAAGAAAGAGGTGATTTTTCTCTGCGTGTATATGCCAACCATCAAGTCTATCCTTTCTTCACATTGACCTCTTTGGTTGAAGAAAAACTTCGCGAAAAAAATGATTTTAATGCTTTTTTTGCCAAATCAGACATTACCTATGATGTTAATTTTAGTCATCTTTTTCATGCCTTTGAAAAAAATGGCATAAAAATTCATGTGTACAGCACCCAAATGAAAGCGTTGGTTGAGTTTGGATTAACGGAACTTTTAGAACTTTTCGCAGAAAATGTTTCTCAAAAACAGTATGAAGCTGAAATGAATAAAATTAAAATATTGATCGATCCTTCTTTTATGGGAGAACGATTTAAAATGGCATGTTTTCGTAAGGGAGAAGTATAATGAAATTAATTATAAATGGTGAAGCCAAAGAAAGTAATGCGCGAACAATTCAAGAATTGATCGATGAATTAGAGATTGAGAGCAAAGTCATGGCATCAGCGGTTAATATGAATGTCATCAAAAAAGAGCAGTGGAAGAGTCATCAACTCTTGGAAAATGACAAAGTAGAATTTTTACAGTTTGTAGGTGGAGGCGCTTAATCAGTGCCAAAGTTGGCGAGTCTCTTTTTTGCCTTCAATGACAGCTACAGCAATCGCAAAACCTTTATCGTGGGTGATGGAGAGTGATACATCAGTGATGTTGTAATCTTCAATGAGATGGCGTGAAAGCGTAAAAGAGGGTGCATTTTTAGCGTCTTTATAAATCTTTATATCCATAAATCCACATTTTTCACTAATGCCGATTCCAAGTGCTTTTGAAATAGCTTCTTTCGCAGCATAGAAACCAGCAGCAGTAGCATCACTTTTTGCAAGAGTCATTTCTTCAGGAGATAAAAATTTTAAAAGCGCCTTGTCTCCAAAGCGCTTTTTGAGTTTTGTGATACGTTCTATCTCAATGAGGTCTATACCGATCATTGAACCACGAAGTCTGTAAAGTAGATGTTTTTGACTTGTCCATCAGAGAGATTTTCATTGATTTTATCTAGGACTTCATCTTTGAGTTTATCTTTACCTTTGAGTGTGCTAATCTCTTCAAAGGTTTTAGATGAGAATGTACGAATGATGATGTCACGAATCAGAGACTTTTTATGATCCATTTCTGGTTGTAACTTTGGATCACTCAGTTCTAAGTCTATAGAGACTTTTAAAAAGCGGTTACCACTTTCGCTGAGTAAGTTAACAACAAATTGTGCCATAGGATACATTGGACCAATAGCTAAATGATCTGTTGATTTTTTGCTACTTTTTTTCTTCTCAGTTTTGACATCTTGTTGTGTAGTTTGTGTTGGTGCTGCCTCATCATGGCTTCCTAAAAGTAAAAAAGCTGCTGCTCCTCCACCTATTAGAAGTACTACTAACAATACGACGACAATAATAAGCACCATATTGCTTTTAGGTTTTTTATCAACGGCACCATCAGCATCTTCAGGTTTTTTACCAGCCATTCTCTATCCTTTTACATGTAAATATACGTTTCATCATATATCGTTTATTTTTATTAAAAATTTACATCCATTCGATTAATTTTGACACTTCATCGATATTATAGCACTTGATACCATCGATTTTTTCTAATGGTAGAGATGGAACAACTGCTTTTTCGAACTGCTGGGACTTAGCTTCTTTGAGTCTTAGGTCAAGATTAAAAATGTCACGCACATCCCCAATCAGTGAAACTTCACCAATGAAAATGGTGTCTTTACTAATAGGGCGATTACGATAAGAGCTAATAATCGCTGCAATAATTGCAAGATCTGCCGATGTTTCATTGATCTTAATACCACCGGCAATGTTGATGTAAACATCATATTGGTTAAACGGTAAATCCAGTTTACGCTCCAAAAGCGCTAAAAGCATTGTAAGACGATTGAGTTCATACCCTGTAGCACTACGTTTAGGGTTAGGATATCCGCTGTCGCTGACTAGTGCTTGTACTTCCAAAACAATAGGGCGGCTTCCTTCCATCATAACCGTAATAGCTGAGCCTGCTTGCGCTTTTCCTCTTGTAAAAAACTTTTTAGAGACATCTTTAGCACTCACAAGGCCCACTTTAGTCATCTCAAAAATACCCACTTCACTGGTTGTTCCAAAACGGTTTTTAAAACCACGAAGAAGACGTAGCTCACGAGAAGAATCGCCTTCAAAGTAGAGTACGGTATCGACCATGTGCTCTAAAACGCGAGGACCGGCGATAGAGCCTTCTTTAGTGATATGTCCGATGATAAATGTTGCAATGTTCTTTTCTTTTCCAAAACGCATTAACTCAAAAGTGATTTCTCGTACTTGTGAGACACTTCCCGGTGCTGAGGCAATTTTTTCACTGTAAATTGTTTGAATAGAGTCGATAATAAGTACTTCAAACGCATGTTTTTCTAGCTCTTTAAATATCGTATCGAGTCTGATTTCAGAGAGAAGATAAAGATTTGGATAATTGCTGTCCACACGGTTTGCTCGCAATTTGATCTGACTTGATGACTCTTCCCCACTGACATAAAGAACTTTTTTACCTTCACGAGCGAGGTTTCCTGCTATTTTAAGAAGTAAGGTTGATTTACCCACACCTGGGCTTCCACCGATGAGGGTAAGGCTTCCTTGAACAATACCTCCGCCAAGCACCAAATCAAGTTCCTGATCTCCTGAGCTATAACGCTCAATTTGCTCAAAACTCACTTCAGTAATAGGAATAGCGTTACTTTGAGTATTGGCTATTGGTTTAGAATTGATCTCTTTGAGTACTTCTATCTGTTTATCGCTGAGTTCAATGTACTCATCCCATGCCCCACAATTAGGGCATTTACCAAGCCATTTGGCACTTTGATGCCCACAGGCTTGGCATTCGAAAAGAATCTGTTTTTTAGCCATTGTTCGTAGTAAAAATAGAATCTAAAATCGTGTCGATGTAATGATCTGCATTAAATGGGATAAGGTCGTCTCTGCCTTCTCCTACTCCCACATAGATGATAGGAAGCTCTAGTGCTTTAGCAATTCCAAAAAGTGAACCACCTTTGGCTGTACCATCAAGTTTTGTGATGATAATTGCATCAATACTTATCATCTCATGAAACGCTTTAGCTTGATTGATCGCTGATGTTCCTTGTGTCCCATCTAGAATGAGAATTTTACGATGTGGTGCGCCAGTCAGTGCCTTATCGCAGATACGAACGATTTTTTTGAGTTCGTTAGCAAGATTGACTTGATTGTGCAATCTTCCTGCTGTATCGATAATAACATGATCGATCTTTTTAGCGACAGCTGAACTGATGGTATCGTATGCCACAGCGGAAGGGTCATGCCCTTGTTGCGTGTAAATGATGCCCACGCCAATTTTCTCTGCCCAACTTTTGAGCTGCTCAATCGCTGCGGCTCTAAAGGTATCAGCAGCACCCAAGAGTACGCTTTGATTTTCTTTTTTATAGTTGTGCGCTAGTTTGGCGATGGTGGTTGTTTTACCTGCTCCATTCACTCCAATAACGAGTTCAACAAAAGGTTTTTGCGATAGATCTTGTGTCGTTGTGTCGTATTTGAAATAGGCTTTTAAAACACGTCTCACATCTTCACGTGCAACATTCTGTGCAGGTGGAAGATAGTAGAGAATCTCTTCAATCAACTCATAAGGAATATCAGACTCGATCAGAATTTCTTCTAGGGTCGTTTTATCAATTTTTTCGACTTTTTCAGGCAATATTTCCTTGATAGCTCCAAGGGTTTTGTCGAGACCTTTTTTAATAAAACTAAACATTAGAGTACTTTTTTGATGTCAGCATCGATCATCTCTTCTGGAATTGCGCCTACATAATGTGTAGAGTATTTGCCGTTTTTATCATATAAGAACATCAAAGGAATGTTTTTAACGCCACCAGCGCTCTGAGCAAGTTTGAAATTGTCAATACCATTGGTGATGATATAATTGATATTGTTATATTTTACAAAGCTGTTGATTTCTTCATTGGATTTGTTTTCTTCCAAAAGAACACTGATGATGACAAAATTGTCTTTGTATTTTTCTTGAAGGTTAACAAGGTGAGGAATTTCAGCTTTACATGGTGGACACCACGTCGTAAAAAAGTTAACTAAAACAATTTTATTTTCATATCCAGCAAAACTAAACCCTCTTTCAAGTGGCGTAACAACAATTTCTTTCCCTGAAATGTCTTGAAGTACAATTTTTTCATTTTTAACCTCTTCTTTGACTTTCGAAGAGTTCTCATCTACTTTCTTTTTTTCAGAAGAACAACCGCTAAAAAAAAGCATAGAACAAGAAACAAATAGAGCAAACCAAAACTTCATCATAATCCTTTATTAAGAGCTCTTCAAGAACTCTGTATTCCATATTTTATTTGCTATAACCTTGCCTCATATGAGGTAAAAACTTCTTGCAAAACTGCACGAAGTCTATTATAATGGCTATGATTGTATTCAAACATGCCTTAAAGTGACAACAATGCAAAAAATTAAGTTTGAGAGTAAGTCGGAATTTCGCTCTTATGCAAGAGAAAAATTGTGTTCAGTACACAATCCTTATAAGCGTGATAAACTCGTTGAAAAACACATTTTAGAACTGTTGAAACATGCCCATGCACGTTCCATATTGCTCTATGTTTCTCTCCCTATTGAAGCCAATACAAAAGGCATTATTGCAACATGCAGGCGAAGAAAATGTAAAGTCTATGTTCCGTTTATGGAAGGCGTCAGTTTCAAGATGGTAAAATGGAGATTGCCTTCAAGTAAGAAAACATTTAACATAGAAGAGCCAAAGAACTCTTTTGCTGTTAAACCAAAAATTGATTTTGCAGTAGTGCCCGTCATAGGGGTTGATGGGGCATTGAAAAGAATTGGTTTTGGTAAAGGGATGTATGATCGTTTTTTTGCATCGCTTGAGCCTAAACCTCCAATAGCATTTGTTCAAAGGGAGTTTTGTATGACACAAAGCCTTTTATCTGAAGCACATGATATTGCAGCTGATATTTATTTAACCCCCTATAAAACTATTATTAAAAGAGGGACAAATGGTCTTAGAGTCATTAGCGGTCGGCGGAGCTGCGCTAGCAAGCGGCGTTGCAGGATTTTTCATCGCGAAAAAGATGGAAGCTGCAAATTATGAGATACATGTTGCTCAAGCAAGAGCTAAAGCAAAAGCCATTGAGCATGAAGCAGAGTTAATTCTTAGTAATAGCAATATTAAGGTTAAAGAAGCAGAACTAGAAGCGAAACGAAAATACGAAGATCGTACGATTACGCTTAAAAAAGAGCATTCAGAAAAAATGCTTGAACTAGAGAAAAAAGAGCGTACTTATAAAGAGGAACTCAAAAAAATCACGAAAGATCGTGAAGACCTTCAAGTGTTGCAAACAAGCGCAAATGCTTTGTTCGATGAAGGACAACAACTCAAAGAAGAATACACCTCTAAAGTCAATGAAGCGCTTATGGTGTTAGAGCGTTCAGCAGGACTTACTCAAAATGAAGCAAAAGAGATCGTTTTAGCCAAAGTAGAAGAACAATCTCGTGCAGAAATTGCACATACGGTTAGACGCCTTGAAGAAGAGGCAAAACAAGATATCAAACGTCGTGTCAATTACATCCTTGCTCAAGCAACAACCCGTTTTGCAGGTGAGTTCGCGGCTGAGCGTCTTATCAACGTTGTTAATATTAAAGATGACGAGCTTAAAGGTCGTATTATTGGTAAAGAGGGTCGCAATATCAAAACCCTTGAGATGCTTTTAGGTGTTGATATTATCATCGATGATACACCAAATGCGATTATTTTAAGTAGCTTCAACCTTTACAGACGTGCCATTGCAACGAAAGTGATTGAGCTTTTAGTTCAAGATGGCAGAATTCAACCAGCACGTATTGAAGGCATCTATGAAAAAGTTAAAGATGAATTTGATCAAAGCTTAATGGAAGAGGGTGAAAATATTATCATCGATCTTGGTCTTTCTAAAATGCATCCAGAGCTTGTAAAATTGATTGGTCGTTTAAAATTTAGAGCAAGTTATGGACAAAATGCTCTTGGTCACTCACTTGAAGTTGCTCATTTAGCGGGTATCATTGCAGCTGAAACAGGCGGCGATGTATTGCTTGCTCGCCGTGCAGGTATCTTACATGATATCGGTAAAGCATTAACACATGAGACAGCAGGAAGCCATGTTGACTTAGGTGCTGAAATTTGTCGTCGTTATAAAGAGCACGATGTGGTTATCAATGCAATTTTTGCACACCATGGACATGAAGAACCAACATCTGTTGAATCAGCAGCTGTTTGTGCAGCAGACACCCTTTCTGCGGCTCGTCCAGGTGCTAGAAGAGAAGTTCTTGAGAGCTTCTTAAAACGTGTTCAAGATATTGAGGAGATTGCAAAAAATAAACAAGGTATTAAGCAAGTCTATGCGATCAATGCGGGACGTGAAATTCGTGTTATTGCAAATGCAAAACTCATCAATGATGATGAAGCAGTACTCCTTGCTAAAGAGATTGCACAAGAGATTGAAAGCAAAGTTCAATATCCAGGTGAAATTAAAGTCAACGTTATTAGAGAACTTCGCGCTGTTGACTTCGCACGCTAAACACATTTAAATGTAGAGGCTTTATGCCTCTACAGCCTGCTTTTTAATGGATACAAAAAATGCATACGCACTACAGCTTCAAAACCCTTTTTGATGAGATAAAACACTACAAAAAAGAGCTGATATTAGCCAATATCATTGCTTTCTTGGCCGTGACTATTAGCACGCCTGTGCCTCTTTTAATGCCTATGTTAGTGGATGAAGTTCTTTTAGGCAAGCAAGGGGTTATGACACACTATGTAGATGCTCTATTTGGAGCTTCAAATCCGGCGTATTTTTATATTGGTGTGGTTTTAGTTATTGTTGTTTTGCTAAGAGTCATCTTTTTTCTTTTAAACTATTTGCAAACAAAACTGTTTACGATCGTGTCTAAAAATATTGCTTTTAAGATTCGCAAAGACGTCTTAGAACATTTGAGCCATGTGGCAATGAACCAATTTGAGTTTTTTGGTTCAGGAAAGGCTGCTTCTCTCCTCGTAACCGATGTTGAGACAATCGATAATTTCTTAGGTGTTTTTGTCAGTCGTTTAATTATCTCAGTATTTACTATTTTAGGGGTAGGTGCTGTTTTATTGATGATTCATTGGCAACTTGGTCTTTTCATCTTAATTCTCAATCCAATCGTCATTCTTTTTACTACGAAATTGGCTAAAAAGGTGGCAAAGCTTAAAAAAGAGCAGAATAAAGCTTTTGAGCTTTTCCAAGAAGCACTCTCTGAGACACTCGATATGTTTGTGCAAATTCGTGCAACCAATAAAGAGAGACTCTTTTTTGATAAAGTGGATGAACACGCTAAAACCATTAAAGAAAGTTCAATTATTTTTGGTTACAAAAGTGATGGCGCTAATCGTCTCTCTTTTCTTGTATTCTTATCAGGATTTGAGCTTTTTCGCGCAGCAAGTATCTTTGTGGTTGCGTATTCAGATCTTAGTATTGGCGCAATGCTTGCTATTTTTGGTTATTTGTGGGTTATGATGCCGCCTATTCAAGACATACTCAATATCCAGTATACCTATCACAATGCAAGCAAGGCATTAGGCCGTATTAACGAAATTTTGAGTCTAAAAAAAGAAGAGAGAGGATCACACATCAAAAATCCTTTCTTAGAAACATATACAAATGCAATTGAACTTAAAGACGTCAATTTTAGCTATGATGGAACAAAACAGATTCTTGAAGATATTAATTTGACAATTCCAAAAGGTTCAAAAATCGCTATAATAGGCGCTAGTGGAAGTGGTAAAACAACATTGGCACATCTTTTGGTAGGACTGTATCCATTAGAATCTGGTGATATTTTCTTTGATGGCATTTCAGTCAAAGAGATTGGTTTAGATGTGGTAAGAGATCATCTCTTTTTAGTGTTACAAAATCCACAACTTTTCAATGCTTCTATTGCTCAAAACTTGATGATTGATGAAAAAACCGATAAAGCACTCATTCATCAGGCGTTACAAATTGCTCAGTTGGAGAGTTTTATTGATGAACTTCCTGAAGGGCTACAAACGCAAATAGGCAAGCATGGCATTAAGCTTTCAGGTGGACAAAGACAACGTCTAAGCATCGCTCGTATGGTGCTGCAAAATCCTAATGTTGTTATTTTGGATGAGTCAACATCAGCATTGGATGTTCATACGGAAGTAAAGCTTTTTAACGCACTTGAAAATTATCTAGAATGTAAAACAACCATTATTATAGCGCATAGGCTTAGTACGATTAAAAAGGCCGATTTTATCTATGTGTTGGATAAGGGGCGTATTGTTGAGTCTGGCACACATGAGGAACTTATGCGTCAAGAGGGCGCATTTTATGAATACGTTGTACAAAATAGAAGGAGTAAAGATAATGAAAAAAATATGGCTTAGTTTAATTATAAGTTTTGTAATGACCACAACACTTTTTGCATCTGCGGAAGAGAAACTTTTGGATTCCTCCAATGCTCTTAAAAACATGATATATGATTCAAAAATTAAAGTACCACAGAAAATTCTTGAGCGTGCTCAGGCGATTGCTATTTTCCCTGGAACGATTGAAATTAGTATGTTCTTAGGTGGGAAAACAGGTAATGGTGTTATGGTCGTTCGTAGAAGTGACGGTTCATGGAGCTATCCATTTTTTGTGAAACTTGGTGGAGCGGGACTTGGTTTTCAACTCGGCTTTGAGAAAAAAGATATCTTGATGATTTTCCAAACAAAAGACAGTATTCAAAAATTGATGAATAATAAAATTACACTTGGAGCAGATGCATCTGTTGCTGCAGGTCCTGCAGGTGAGAGTGCTGGTAGAGGTAGTGAGCTTGATTTTAAATCAGAGGTCTATACCTATACGAAGACAGAGGGAGCGTTTGTGGGTGTGTCAATTGATGGATCTGTTATGAACCATGATTATGACCAAAATATCGAACTCTATGGTAATAATATCACCCCAGCACAAATTGTAGAATCGGATGGACTGATCTCTTCATATGCTGTTGAAGAATTCCTCAAAGCAATACAAAAATTGACACGTTAAGGATTAGTGTGGAAGATATATTAAGTTCTCTC includes the following:
- a CDS encoding SAM-dependent methyltransferase, yielding MKFSAYMHEWLYGKEGYYTKERTIGKEGDFYTAVSTSMFFGGAIAKRLLSTIESGFLSSSCHVVEIGAHKGYLLADMIQFIYTLKPVLLSSLKFVIVEPFEANQLMQKAYFEEAFGTAITLKHVKNLDELRCEEAFFVANEIFDAFPCELIKEDQMLFVDKESLFFDTMDEKMKAKADEYGIKKGELCLEYEPFAKAMHHCCNRFEFVTFDYGDKEERGDFSLRVYANHQVYPFFTLTSLVEEKLREKNDFNAFFAKSDITYDVNFSHLFHAFEKNGIKIHVYSTQMKALVEFGLTELLELFAENVSQKQYEAEMNKIKILIDPSFMGERFKMACFRKGEV
- a CDS encoding lipid-binding SYLF domain-containing protein; this encodes MKKIWLSLIISFVMTTTLFASAEEKLLDSSNALKNMIYDSKIKVPQKILERAQAIAIFPGTIEISMFLGGKTGNGVMVVRRSDGSWSYPFFVKLGGAGLGFQLGFEKKDILMIFQTKDSIQKLMNNKITLGADASVAAGPAGESAGRGSELDFKSEVYTYTKTEGAFVGVSIDGSVMNHDYDQNIELYGNNITPAQIVESDGLISSYAVEEFLKAIQKLTR
- the rny gene encoding ribonuclease Y, with protein sequence MVLESLAVGGAALASGVAGFFIAKKMEAANYEIHVAQARAKAKAIEHEAELILSNSNIKVKEAELEAKRKYEDRTITLKKEHSEKMLELEKKERTYKEELKKITKDREDLQVLQTSANALFDEGQQLKEEYTSKVNEALMVLERSAGLTQNEAKEIVLAKVEEQSRAEIAHTVRRLEEEAKQDIKRRVNYILAQATTRFAGEFAAERLINVVNIKDDELKGRIIGKEGRNIKTLEMLLGVDIIIDDTPNAIILSSFNLYRRAIATKVIELLVQDGRIQPARIEGIYEKVKDEFDQSLMEEGENIIIDLGLSKMHPELVKLIGRLKFRASYGQNALGHSLEVAHLAGIIAAETGGDVLLARRAGILHDIGKALTHETAGSHVDLGAEICRRYKEHDVVINAIFAHHGHEEPTSVESAAVCAADTLSAARPGARREVLESFLKRVQDIEEIAKNKQGIKQVYAINAGREIRVIANAKLINDDEAVLLAKEIAQEIESKVQYPGEIKVNVIRELRAVDFAR
- a CDS encoding TlpA disulfide reductase family protein; amino-acid sequence: MKFWFALFVSCSMLFFSGCSSEKKKVDENSSKVKEEVKNEKIVLQDISGKEIVVTPLERGFSFAGYENKIVLVNFFTTWCPPCKAEIPHLVNLQEKYKDNFVIISVLLEENKSNEEINSFVKYNNINYIITNGIDNFKLAQSAGGVKNIPLMFLYDKNGKYSTHYVGAIPEEMIDADIKKVL
- the thiS gene encoding sulfur carrier protein ThiS → MKLIINGEAKESNARTIQELIDELEIESKVMASAVNMNVIKKEQWKSHQLLENDKVEFLQFVGGGA
- the ftsY gene encoding signal recognition particle-docking protein FtsY, which encodes MFSFIKKGLDKTLGAIKEILPEKVEKIDKTTLEEILIESDIPYELIEEILYYLPPAQNVAREDVRRVLKAYFKYDTTTQDLSQKPFVELVIGVNGAGKTTTIAKLAHNYKKENQSVLLGAADTFRAAAIEQLKSWAEKIGVGIIYTQQGHDPSAVAYDTISSAVAKKIDHVIIDTAGRLHNQVNLANELKKIVRICDKALTGAPHRKILILDGTQGTSAINQAKAFHEMISIDAIIITKLDGTAKGGSLFGIAKALELPIIYVGVGEGRDDLIPFNADHYIDTILDSIFTTNNG
- the radA gene encoding DNA repair protein RadA — its product is MAKKQILFECQACGHQSAKWLGKCPNCGAWDEYIELSDKQIEVLKEINSKPIANTQSNAIPITEVSFEQIERYSSGDQELDLVLGGGIVQGSLTLIGGSPGVGKSTLLLKIAGNLAREGKKVLYVSGEESSSQIKLRANRVDSNYPNLYLLSEIRLDTIFKELEKHAFEVLIIDSIQTIYSEKIASAPGSVSQVREITFELMRFGKEKNIATFIIGHITKEGSIAGPRVLEHMVDTVLYFEGDSSRELRLLRGFKNRFGTTSEVGIFEMTKVGLVSAKDVSKKFFTRGKAQAGSAITVMMEGSRPIVLEVQALVSDSGYPNPKRSATGYELNRLTMLLALLERKLDLPFNQYDVYINIAGGIKINETSADLAIIAAIISSYRNRPISKDTIFIGEVSLIGDVRDIFNLDLRLKEAKSQQFEKAVVPSLPLEKIDGIKCYNIDEVSKLIEWM
- the acpS gene encoding holo-ACP synthase yields the protein MIGIDLIEIERITKLKKRFGDKALLKFLSPEEMTLAKSDATAAGFYAAKEAISKALGIGISEKCGFMDIKIYKDAKNAPSFTLSRHLIEDYNITDVSLSITHDKGFAIAVAVIEGKKETRQLWH
- a CDS encoding 5-formyltetrahydrofolate cyclo-ligase; the encoded protein is MQKIKFESKSEFRSYAREKLCSVHNPYKRDKLVEKHILELLKHAHARSILLYVSLPIEANTKGIIATCRRRKCKVYVPFMEGVSFKMVKWRLPSSKKTFNIEEPKNSFAVKPKIDFAVVPVIGVDGALKRIGFGKGMYDRFFASLEPKPPIAFVQREFCMTQSLLSEAHDIAADIYLTPYKTIIKRGTNGLRVISGRRSCASKRRCRIFHREKDGSCKL
- the fliL gene encoding flagellar basal body-associated protein FliL translates to MAGKKPEDADGAVDKKPKSNMVLIIVVVLLVVLLIGGGAAAFLLLGSHDEAAPTQTTQQDVKTEKKKSSKKSTDHLAIGPMYPMAQFVVNLLSESGNRFLKVSIDLELSDPKLQPEMDHKKSLIRDIIIRTFSSKTFEEISTLKGKDKLKDEVLDKINENLSDGQVKNIYFTDFVVQ
- a CDS encoding ABC transporter ATP-binding protein, with translation MHTHYSFKTLFDEIKHYKKELILANIIAFLAVTISTPVPLLMPMLVDEVLLGKQGVMTHYVDALFGASNPAYFYIGVVLVIVVLLRVIFFLLNYLQTKLFTIVSKNIAFKIRKDVLEHLSHVAMNQFEFFGSGKAASLLVTDVETIDNFLGVFVSRLIISVFTILGVGAVLLMIHWQLGLFILILNPIVILFTTKLAKKVAKLKKEQNKAFELFQEALSETLDMFVQIRATNKERLFFDKVDEHAKTIKESSIIFGYKSDGANRLSFLVFLSGFELFRAASIFVVAYSDLSIGAMLAIFGYLWVMMPPIQDILNIQYTYHNASKALGRINEILSLKKEERGSHIKNPFLETYTNAIELKDVNFSYDGTKQILEDINLTIPKGSKIAIIGASGSGKTTLAHLLVGLYPLESGDIFFDGISVKEIGLDVVRDHLFLVLQNPQLFNASIAQNLMIDEKTDKALIHQALQIAQLESFIDELPEGLQTQIGKHGIKLSGGQRQRLSIARMVLQNPNVVILDESTSALDVHTEVKLFNALENYLECKTTIIIAHRLSTIKKADFIYVLDKGRIVESGTHEELMRQEGAFYEYVVQNRRSKDNEKNMA